A genomic region of Plasmodium malariae genome assembly, chromosome: 14 contains the following coding sequences:
- the USP39 gene encoding U4/U6.U5 tri-snRNP-associated protein 2, putative: MDKKPKKKLKNEEELTPKKRKKRSRNENDIQEFSANEMNKTINHSNIEELNNNLRDKDHVNGTLNSKNEEISRSRGSSRGSSSRSNSSSSRRSGIKEDVQGISGGKGRGRICPYLRTINRNLLDFDFEKLCSISLSNLHVYACLVCGLYFQGIGKGTYAYTHALEKNHYVFINLETCKTCCLPENYEIEDASLNDIKYFLKPVYKREEVEYLCYNSILGKSLDGADFFPGCVGLNNLKNTDYCNVVIQLLCTIIPIRNVLLLYKNKQNIAKNLIVVLSELIKKIYNPKNFKGVVSPHEFLQAVGIESKKNFKIGTKNDPLHFFLWIVNKIHRYSERTLKRRKKELTPSSGAHYIHSIYNVHSMYDARDTHNKRNIRGPHTDDPEFMDYAANSRDTKESTSYNYNKQNVNQNSQGEDRVNIPQEDDGNNLEVEKNEIGEGKMEKGLTLKDKKKKIKKRKKEKKWTYDDINIIDYCFDGELIIKTKKKKKKDSEVVESVKDEILKRKKEEMYEEDTQGDKYISDTMDDDELNEKKNYIIQKTSFRTLSLKLPNPPIFKSTTESNIIPQVSIFELLTKFDGETETYLHDDKSAPSTLIISKLPKYLIFTIERFSKNNFFVEKNGTIVNFVIKNLDMKDYVHQDYLNANPVTKYNLIANIFHSGTVNTGSYKIHVLNQPTNEWYEIEDLHVISILPQLVLLPESCVQLYQRQDVQLNGELG; encoded by the coding sequence atggaTAAAAaacccaaaaaaaaattaaaaaatgaggaGGAATTAACtccaaaaaaaaggaagaaaagaaGTAGGAACGAAAATGACATTCAGGAATTTAGCGCTAATGAGATGAATAAAACGATTAACCATTCTAATATAGAGGAGTTGAACAATAATTTAAGGGACAAGGATCATGTGAATGGTACTTTGAACAGTAAGAATGAGGAAATTAGTAGAAGTAGGGGTAGCAGTAGAGGTAGTAGTAGTCGCAGCAATAGTAGTAGCAGCAGACGTAGCGGCATAAAAGAGGATGTACAAGGTATAAGTGGAGGTAAAGGTCGAGGAAGAATTTGCCCTTATTTACGAACCATTAATAGAAACCTACTTGACTttgattttgaaaaattatgcaGTATAAGTCTGTCaaatttacatgtatatgcttGCTTAGTATGTGGCTTATACTTCCAAGGTATAGGGAAGGGAACGTACGCATATACACATGCATTAGAAAAGAAtcattatgtttttattaatttagaaACGTGTAAAACTTGTTGCTTACCAGAAAATTACGAAATTGAAGACGCATCTTtgaatgatataaaatattttttaaaaccaGTTTATAAAAGAGAGGAAGTTGAATATTTGTGTTATAATTCTATATTAGGTAAGTCGTTAGATGGGGCAGATTTTTTTCCGGGTTGTGTTggtttaaataatttaaaaaatacagattATTGCAATGTTGTTATTCAATTACTTTGCACAATTATACCTATAcgaaatgtattattattatataaaaataaacaaaatatagcaaaGAATTTAATTGTTGTCTTATctgaattaattaaaaaaatatataatcctAAAAATTTCAAAGGTGTGGTATCACCCCATGAATTCTTACAAGCTGTAGGTATAGAatcaaaaaagaattttaaaataggTACCAAAAATGACCCTCTGCATTTTTTTCTCTGGATTGTTAATAAGATTCATAGATACTCAGAAAGGACTTTGAAAAGGAGGAAAAAGGAACTTACTCCTAGTAGTGGTGCACATTATATACACAGCATATATAACGTGCACAGTATGTATGACGCACGTGATACACATAATAAACGTAACATACGTGGCCCACATACTGATGATCCTGAATTCATGGACTATGCTGCAAATAGTAGGGACACGAAAGAAAGCACaagttataattataacaagCAAAATGTGAATCAGAACAGTCAAGGTGAAGATCGAGTGAATATCCCACAAGAAGACGATGGAAATAATTTAGAAGtagagaaaaatgaaataggggagggaaaaatggaaaaaggaTTAACACTcaaggacaaaaaaaaaaagataaaaaaaagaaaaaaagaaaaaaaatggacaTATGACGACATTAACATAATAGATTACTGCTTTGATGGAGAATTGATTAtcaaaacaaagaaaaaaaaaaaaaaagactcTGAAGTCGTTGAATCAGTGAAggatgaaatattaaaaagaaaaaaagaggagaTGTACGAAGAGGATACGCAGGGGGATAAATACATATCAGATACTATGGATGATGatgaattaaatgaaaaaaaaaattatataattcaaaaaacgTCTTTTCGTACTCTTTCTTTGAAATTACCGAATCCACCAATTTTTAAGAGCACAACTGAAAGTAATATAATACCACAAGTTTCTATATTTGAATTGTTAACGAAGTTTGATGGAGAAACAGAGACGTATTTACATGATGACAAATCAGCTCCAAGCacattaattatttcaaaattaccaaaatatttaatatttacaattgagagattttcaaaaaataatttttttgttgaaaAAAATGGCACAATAgtaaattttgtaattaaaaatCTAGATATGAAGGATTATGTACATCAAGATTATCTTAATGCAAACCCTGTTACCAAATACAATTTAAttgcaaatatatttcaCAGTGGTACTGTTAATACAGGatcatataaaattcatGTCTTAAACCAACCAACAAATGAATGGTACGAAATTGAAGATTTACATGTCATTTCGATACTACCTCAACTCGTTTTATTACCTGAATCTTGTGTGCAACTCTATCAACGACAAGATGTGCAATTAAATGGAGAGCTAGGCTAA
- the MCM4 gene encoding DNA replication licensing factor MCM4, putative, with amino-acid sequence MGTPRRRVGQNASPYGMSSSNIFGTNNEIFGSNFMNTPMSSRRTKNSKSYLNSMLNESRYLNQSNTGSQFMKYGHTPLAIRRIKCARADIGDVGREAFMEDVESGRLPHFIDSNLEQIKDLFNQFFDEFNITNYSDVLQFTDEDRNITEYILLHRDNLKVYLAYYGWKMIKFIETGRQNECKLNNENEENDDSEGVKNLEHIKSFEVDLTHIYFFNKKLYKLIIEYPSDCISEIDKIISSKYNSLLTLVLEGDTKSSSSDKYSVNNTRQDYCRVRFFNKRHKDTPRKLGPNQIETLVCIKGVIIRCSNIIPEMTMAAFKCTSKKRIGVNNYEKCNEEVYEHVIQGEVQEPLTCTNCNNKNTFELWHNNCCFSSKQLIKLSEVTEHLKQGETPQSISIYAYDDLIDYTKPGDTVELTGILKASPVRLNPRSRCYNSVHRTYINVIHIRKENKQKMKLTEQNDTGAIILKRSEDGTVEENLEKLNEQGNLLFTTEVIQKMQKLSQDPNIYQRLVDSIAPSIYGRDDIKRGLLCQLFGGSKITDKYKNKYRSEIHILLCGDPSTAKSQLLHYVHKLSPRGIYTSGKGSSSVGLTAFISKDSETKEYILESGAVVLSDKGICCIDEFDKMDDSARAILHEVMEQQTVTIAKAGIVATLNARTSILASANPINSKYDKNKAVVENINLPPSLFSRFDLIYLVIDRANEEEDKKLATVLCKNFSYGAKEEDDEEDDEEGEDEEEGEDEDEDDELSKLGEGDGINDDRSQYKKKKNNMKDGIGESSSYCNTSSNKKNSKKYLIDSNTLSLYIAYCRITCNPIISLESKKIIIDEYIKMRCKEGSKSPTASPRQLEGLVRLSQSLAKMKLKNVVTPEEANEAVRLMNIATFQSLIDPLSGRIDFDQVNLGQTSQHKKKSDLIKDIIMNVLVLKNMTKDELLTHCHETIMNDRDYATAMDRKSFEEAFYDLEKSQEITRLSSGLYKKK; translated from the coding sequence atggGAACCCCAAGGAGAAGGGTAGGGCAGAATGCTAGCCCCTATGGAATGAGTTCGTCAAATATTTTCGGAACGAATAATGAGATTTTTGGAAGTAATTTTATGAACACACCAATGTCAAGTAGGAGAACAAAAAACAGTAAAAGTTACTTGAACAGTATGTTAAATGAATCTAGATACTTGAATCAAAGTAATACAGGTTCGCAGTTTATGAAATATGGACACACACCACTAGCTATCAGAAGAATAAAATGTGCAAGAGCTGATATAGGAGATGTAGGAAGAGAAGCATTTATGGAAGATGTCGAATCAGGAAGACTTCCTCATTTTATTGATAGTAATTtagaacaaataaaagaTTTGTTTAACCAATTTTTTGATGAATTTAACATTACGAATTATAGTGATGTATTACAATTTACGGATGAAGATAGGAATATAActgaatatattttgttacatcgagataatttaaaagtttaCTTAGCATATTATGGATGGAAAATGATCAAATTTATAGAAACAGGTAGACAGAATGAATGTAAGTTAAACAATGAGAATGAGGAAAATGATGATTCTGAAGGAGTTAAGAATTTAGAACATATAAAATCTTTTGAAGTAGAtttaacacatatatatttttttaataaaaaattgtataaattaataattgaATACCCATCAGATTGTATAAGTGAAATAGACAAAATTATAAGCTCAAAATATAACTCGCTTTTGACATTAGTGTTAGAGGGAGATACGAAATCTAGTTCTTCCGATAAATATTCTGTAAACAATACAAGACAAGATTATTGTAGGGTTcgattttttaataaaaggcATAAAGATACCCCTAGAAAATTAGGACCGAATCAAATAGAAACATTAGTGTGTATTAAAGGAGTAATTATTAGGTGCTCAAATATTATTCCAGAAATGACAATGGCTGCTTTTAAATGTACttcgaaaaaaagaataggtgttaataattatgaaaaatgtaaTGAAGAAGTATATGAACATGTCATACAAGGAGAAGTACAAGAACCATTAACTTGTactaattgtaataataaaaacacatTTGAATTATGGCATAATAATTGTTGTTTTTCTTCAAAACAACTTATTAAATTAAGTGAAGTAACTGAACATTTAAAGCAAGGAGAAACACCACAATCTATCtctatatatgcatatgatGATTTAATAGATTATACGAAACCTGGAGATACTGTAGAATTAACAGGGATTTTAAAAGCTTCTCCTGTTCGTCTAAACCCTAGATCTAGATGTTATAATAGTGTTCATAGAAcctatataaatgttatacatataagaaaagaaaataagcAGAAAATGAAATTGACAGAACAGAATGATACAGGTgctataattttaaaaagaagtGAAGATGGAACAGTGGAggaaaatttagaaaaattaaatgaacaaGGAAATCTATTATTTACTACAGAAGTAATtcaaaaaatgcaaaaattaaGTCAAGATCCAAACATATATCAAAGATTAGTTGATTCCATTGCCCCATCAATATATGGGCGTGATGATATTAAAAGGGGTCTTTTATGTCAATTATTTGGTGGTAGTAAAATTAcggataaatataaaaataaatatagatcAGAGATTCATATCTTATTATGTGGAGATCCATCTACAGCCAAATCGCAGTTACTacattatgtacataaactATCCCCTCGTGGTATATACACAAGTGGTAAAGGAAGTAGTAGCGTTGGCTTAACAGCATTTATATCTAAGGACTCGGAAACAAAAGAATATATCTTAGAATCTGGAGCTGTTGTTTTATCAGACAAAGGAATATGCTGTATTGACGAATTTGACAAAATGGATGATTCTGCAAGAGCTATTTTACATGAAGTAATGGAACAACAAACAGTCACTATTGCAAAAGCAGGTATTGTTGCTACCTTAAATGCTCGTACATCAATTTTAGCTTCAGCTAATCCCATCAATagtaaatatgataaaaataaagccGTCGTAGAAAATATCAATTTGCCTCCCTCCCTGTTTTCTAGATTTGATTTAATTTATCTTGTAATTGATAGAGcaaatgaagaagaagataAGAAGTTGGCCACGGTGCTTTGTAAGAATTTCTCGTACGGTGCAAAAGAGGAAGACGATGAGGAGGACGATGAAGAAGGggaagatgaagaagaagGAGAGGACGAAGATGAGGATGATGAACTGAGTAAACTGGGTGAAGGGGATGGAATAAATGATGATAGATcacaatataaaaagaaaaagaataacatGAAAGATGGGATAGGTGAATCCAGTTCCTACTGTAACACTAgttcaaataaaaagaattcgAAGAAGTATCTAATTGATTCAAATACATTATCACTATATATAGCTTATTGTCGTATTACATGTAATCCAATAATTTCACTTgaaagcaaaaaaattattattgacGAATATATAAAGATGAGGTGTAAAGAAGGGTCAAAATCTCCAACTGCCAGCCCAAGACAACTAGAGGGTTTAGTTAGACTTAGTCAAAGCTTagcaaaaatgaaattaaaaaatgtagtaACTCCTGAAGAAGCTAATGAAGCTGTACGTTTAATGAACATAGCAACCTTTCAAAGTTTGATTGATCCTTTAAGCGGTAGAATTGATTTTGATCAAGTAAATTTGGGTCAGACATCCCAGCACAAGAAAAAATCAGATCTTATAAAGGATATCATAATGAATGTCCtcgttttaaaaaatatgacgAAAGATGAATTACTTACACACTGTCACGAAACAATTATGAACGACCGAGATTATGCAACAGCTATGGACAGAAAATCTTTCGAAGAAGCTTTTTACGATCTTGAAAAATCGCAAGAAATTACTCGACTCTCTTCTGGCTTatacaagaaaaaatag